In Kordiimonas sp. SCSIO 12610, the following are encoded in one genomic region:
- a CDS encoding chemotaxis protein CheW has product MDDLLNEFLTETNESIDVVDVELVKLEQDPNNKEVLDNIFRLVHTIKGTCGFLGLPRLESVAHSSENVLGKFRDGELQVSEHAVTVILESLDRIKEILAGLEATEEEPEGDDSELIGRLDAIAEGSDAPEAVPEPAVEEDTVDGEIIDPGLGRSLKPGEVSLEELEAAFANAPGPEDEAEAPAASAPTSNSDQSLFDRIGGEDTIAVAAHMVSNRLENTASLSSFFKDVNQEQRKAKFVGLMLSLFKDDVDTAESVARQLVTVTGFSDKNFNELLDVIKDSFKECQVDGDTVDEAVMSFELIRESVLSSSKALAPAAKKANTGGGAQATTGAPEAKRSTQSIRVNVDLLEDLMNMVSELVLTRNQLLQIVRNMDNTELAVPLQRLSQCTTELQENVMKTRMQPIGNAWAKLPRIIRDLTVELDKKIELDMRGADTELDRQVLELIKDPLTHMVRNSADHGIEMPAARIAAGKPEQGTIILNAFHEGGHIIMEIKDDGAGIPVQKLKGKILEKGLATEAEVAEMSDNQIQKFIFHPGFSTAEQVTSVSGRGVGMDVVRSNIEKIGGTIDMVSIEGKGTTFQIKIPLTLAIVAGLIVKAKGERYAIPQISVLELVRANATSDNKIEKIKDTPVLRLRNRLLPLVYLNEVLGFDTREDTDARENPDDFIVVAQVGAFSFGIVVDQVFDTEEIVVKPVAPILKELDIYSGNTILGDGSVIMILDPNGIANKANAAGGDHKEEEEELEVRKVEREESESMLVFSAGGDSPKAVPLSLVARLEEIDIADVELSDGRHMVQYRGALMPLVFADPAMKLKEEGRQQVLVFTDREYTMGLAVDEILDIVEEKLDIKLASNQPGIVGSAVIDGKASEVIDVAHYLSLAFAEWLKSRTLEDDTAHASGASILLVDDSDFFRNMLKPVLTVEGYSVKVVSGAAEALDLMENGMMFDLIVSDIEMPEMSGFEFAETIKAGSRWQNTPMIALSALASERDVNRGLQVGFSDYVAKFDKETLLRSLSQQLKIRGDAA; this is encoded by the coding sequence ATGGATGACTTACTGAACGAATTTTTGACTGAAACCAACGAAAGTATTGATGTCGTCGATGTCGAGTTGGTGAAACTGGAGCAGGACCCCAACAACAAAGAGGTTCTCGATAATATTTTCCGATTGGTGCATACGATCAAGGGAACTTGTGGTTTCCTGGGCTTGCCTCGACTTGAATCTGTAGCGCATTCGTCAGAGAATGTTCTGGGTAAGTTTAGGGACGGCGAGCTTCAGGTTTCCGAACACGCTGTAACGGTTATTCTCGAAAGCCTTGACCGAATTAAAGAAATCTTGGCTGGTCTTGAAGCTACAGAGGAAGAGCCGGAAGGCGATGATAGTGAATTGATCGGTCGTCTTGATGCAATCGCTGAAGGTAGTGATGCACCCGAAGCCGTTCCGGAACCTGCGGTCGAAGAAGATACAGTTGACGGCGAAATTATCGACCCAGGACTTGGTCGTTCGCTCAAGCCTGGTGAAGTTAGCTTGGAAGAACTTGAAGCTGCTTTTGCAAACGCACCTGGTCCTGAGGATGAAGCTGAAGCTCCTGCTGCATCTGCCCCAACATCGAATTCAGACCAGTCACTATTTGACCGAATTGGCGGTGAAGACACAATCGCTGTTGCTGCTCATATGGTTTCTAATCGTCTTGAGAATACAGCTAGCCTGAGTTCATTCTTTAAGGATGTAAATCAGGAGCAACGCAAAGCAAAATTTGTTGGCTTGATGCTGTCTCTGTTTAAAGATGATGTTGATACCGCAGAAAGCGTAGCACGTCAGTTAGTGACTGTTACAGGGTTCTCAGACAAAAACTTCAATGAATTACTTGATGTAATTAAAGACTCTTTCAAAGAGTGTCAGGTTGACGGCGATACGGTTGACGAAGCTGTAATGTCTTTCGAGTTGATCCGCGAATCTGTTCTTTCTTCATCAAAAGCATTGGCACCTGCCGCCAAGAAAGCAAATACTGGTGGTGGGGCTCAGGCAACAACCGGTGCACCGGAAGCCAAACGTTCCACTCAATCAATTCGTGTGAATGTTGACCTTCTAGAAGACTTGATGAATATGGTTTCCGAGTTGGTACTAACTCGTAACCAGCTGCTTCAGATTGTTCGTAACATGGATAATACTGAACTTGCAGTTCCTCTTCAGCGCCTCAGCCAGTGTACGACTGAGCTTCAAGAGAATGTCATGAAGACGCGCATGCAGCCGATTGGGAATGCATGGGCGAAACTACCGCGTATCATTCGTGATTTGACGGTTGAACTTGATAAGAAGATCGAGCTGGACATGCGCGGCGCGGATACTGAACTTGACCGTCAGGTTCTCGAGCTTATCAAAGACCCGCTCACTCATATGGTTCGTAACTCTGCCGATCATGGTATTGAAATGCCCGCTGCCCGAATTGCAGCTGGTAAACCAGAGCAAGGTACGATCATCTTGAACGCCTTCCATGAGGGCGGCCATATTATTATGGAAATCAAGGATGATGGCGCTGGAATTCCGGTTCAGAAATTAAAAGGCAAGATTCTTGAAAAAGGATTGGCGACTGAAGCCGAAGTCGCTGAAATGTCTGATAACCAGATTCAGAAATTCATTTTCCACCCTGGTTTTTCAACGGCCGAACAGGTTACATCGGTTTCCGGTCGCGGTGTTGGTATGGACGTTGTTCGTTCCAATATCGAGAAAATCGGTGGTACCATTGACATGGTATCTATTGAAGGCAAGGGCACAACATTCCAGATCAAGATCCCACTGACACTTGCCATTGTCGCAGGATTGATTGTGAAGGCGAAGGGCGAACGCTACGCTATTCCACAGATCAGTGTTCTAGAACTTGTACGTGCGAACGCAACATCAGATAACAAAATTGAAAAAATCAAGGATACACCGGTTCTGAGGCTTAGAAATCGATTGTTACCTCTGGTTTATTTGAACGAAGTTCTCGGCTTTGACACCCGTGAAGATACGGATGCCCGCGAAAACCCAGATGACTTTATTGTTGTTGCTCAGGTTGGTGCATTCAGTTTCGGTATTGTGGTTGATCAGGTCTTCGACACTGAAGAGATTGTGGTCAAGCCTGTTGCGCCAATCCTTAAAGAACTCGATATCTATTCAGGGAATACGATCCTCGGTGATGGTAGCGTGATTATGATCCTTGATCCAAATGGTATTGCAAACAAAGCCAATGCTGCTGGTGGTGATCATAAGGAAGAAGAAGAAGAGCTTGAAGTGCGTAAGGTTGAGCGAGAAGAAAGCGAAAGCATGCTTGTGTTTAGCGCAGGCGGTGATAGCCCGAAAGCTGTACCATTATCTTTGGTAGCTCGTCTTGAAGAAATCGATATCGCAGATGTAGAGCTTTCTGATGGTCGTCATATGGTCCAGTATCGTGGTGCCTTGATGCCGCTTGTGTTTGCAGACCCTGCAATGAAACTGAAAGAAGAAGGTCGTCAGCAAGTTCTGGTATTTACAGACCGTGAATACACAATGGGCCTCGCGGTCGATGAAATTCTTGATATTGTTGAAGAGAAACTGGATATCAAACTTGCGTCTAACCAACCAGGTATCGTTGGTTCTGCTGTTATTGACGGCAAAGCATCAGAAGTTATTGATGTTGCTCATTATCTTTCACTCGCATTCGCAGAGTGGCTGAAAAGCAGAACCTTAGAAGATGATACTGCCCACGCGTCAGGCGCTAGCATCCTTTTGGTGGATGATAGTGACTTTTTCCGCAATATGCTGAAACCGGTTCTAACCGTAGAAGGATACAGTGTTAAAGTGGTTTCGGGTGCTGCAGAGGCTCTTGACCTGATGGAAAACGGGATGATGTTTGATTTGATCGTCTCTGATATTGAAATGCCGGAAATGAGTGGATTTGAATTTGCGGAAACCATTAAGGCTGGAAGCCGTTGGCAGAACACGCCAATGATTGCCTTGTCAGCGCTTGCTAGTGAGCGTGATGTCAACCGCGGCCTTCAAGTTGGTTTCAGCGATTATGTCGCTAAGTTTGATAAAGAAACTCTGTTGCGGAGCCTATCGCAACAACTTAAAATTCGTGGAGATGCAGCATGA
- a CDS encoding histidine phosphotransferase family protein, which yields MSKIDFAALLCSRLCHDLVSPVGAITNGIEILEDEHDADMREQVVDLLKKSAVQTSNKLQFFRLAFGAGGGFSAQLDLKEAEKALLSFVEGARVNLTWQTDVYQAPKAAVKVLLNLSLVGAETLIRGGDMTVTFEVEDDEAIMSMKMVGDKIILQDSIKTALAGDLNEDDLEPRTAPAFLASNIVFGRNGNVSVDDSIDGELTISAKLKINA from the coding sequence ATGTCTAAAATCGACTTTGCTGCGCTTTTGTGTTCACGGTTATGCCATGATCTGGTTAGCCCTGTCGGCGCTATTACAAACGGCATTGAGATATTGGAAGATGAACATGATGCCGACATGCGGGAGCAAGTTGTTGATCTTTTAAAAAAGTCAGCGGTTCAAACGTCAAATAAATTACAGTTCTTCCGCCTCGCTTTCGGTGCTGGCGGTGGTTTTTCAGCCCAGCTTGATCTGAAAGAAGCTGAAAAAGCGCTCTTAAGCTTTGTTGAGGGCGCGAGGGTAAACCTCACTTGGCAAACAGATGTGTATCAGGCACCGAAGGCTGCCGTTAAGGTGTTGTTGAATTTAAGCCTTGTGGGTGCTGAGACCCTGATCCGTGGCGGTGACATGACGGTGACGTTTGAAGTTGAAGATGATGAGGCCATTATGAGTATGAAGATGGTTGGCGATAAAATCATTCTGCAAGATTCGATTAAAACGGCTTTGGCAGGGGATTTAAACGAAGATGATCTGGAGCCACGAACTGCTCCGGCATTCTTGGCATCCAATATTGTTTTTGGCCGCAATGGTAACGTTTCTGTCGATGATAGCATTGATGGTGAGCTAACAATTTCGGCTAAATTAAAAATAAATGCATAA
- the cysQ gene encoding 3'(2'),5'-bisphosphate nucleotidase CysQ, which yields MTIDLATFVEPLTSTILDAGKKVMDVYGTDFDVYGKDDNSPVTEADRQGEIVITKALEQLAPDIPIVGEEAKSEGMCPDISQGTFWLVDPLDGTKEFIKKGNDFTVNIGLIIDNQPVLGFVLAPALNKLYWGIVGTGAWMADAENGAINNIQPIQTRKVSTESLVIVASKSHRSLELETWLSNYPMAEHTSIGSSLKFCLIATGEADLYPRLGPTCEWDTAAAHAVLLAAGGSVDAPDGKPLQYGKDPNTFLNPYFICKGDPATNTPSL from the coding sequence ATGACTATAGACCTTGCAACCTTTGTAGAGCCATTAACTTCCACTATTCTGGACGCTGGTAAGAAAGTTATGGACGTTTATGGTACTGACTTTGACGTTTACGGCAAGGATGATAATTCCCCTGTCACAGAAGCAGACAGGCAAGGTGAAATCGTTATTACCAAAGCGCTTGAGCAACTTGCACCGGATATTCCCATCGTAGGCGAGGAAGCAAAATCAGAGGGAATGTGCCCTGATATTTCCCAAGGTACGTTTTGGCTCGTAGACCCGCTGGATGGAACCAAGGAATTTATCAAAAAAGGCAATGATTTCACAGTTAACATTGGTTTGATCATTGATAATCAGCCAGTTCTCGGCTTCGTGTTAGCACCAGCCCTAAATAAATTATACTGGGGTATCGTGGGCACAGGCGCTTGGATGGCTGATGCAGAAAACGGCGCAATTAATAATATACAACCAATCCAAACCCGAAAAGTGAGCACTGAAAGCCTGGTGATTGTTGCCAGCAAATCCCATCGCTCCTTAGAATTGGAAACATGGTTGTCCAATTACCCTATGGCTGAACATACGTCGATTGGATCATCTCTAAAATTTTGTCTCATTGCGACAGGCGAAGCAGACTTGTACCCGCGCCTTGGCCCTACCTGTGAATGGGATACTGCTGCCGCACATGCGGTTCTACTGGCAGCTGGAGGCAGTGTTGATGCACCTGACGGCAAACCACTTCAATATGGTAAAGACCCAAACACATTTTTGAACCCTTACTTTATCTGCAAGGGCGATCCAGCGACGAATACACCTTCGCTGTAG
- a CDS encoding NnrU family protein, with translation MLLLILGLFLFISLHLIPTAGATFRSKVIERHGKKKYAAAFALTALISLTIIVVGWRSSDPGFLYTPADWGYHITPLLTLFAFILFISSNAPTNIKRFIRHPQMTGIFFWGLGHLFANGETRSVLLFGGFCLWAILSMISANKRDGTWVKADKQPIAKDIVTLTIAVGLYAGFIAIHEWLIGVNPFPA, from the coding sequence ATGCTACTATTAATTCTAGGGCTATTTTTATTCATAAGCTTGCACCTTATACCAACAGCGGGTGCTACTTTTAGAAGCAAGGTAATAGAGCGCCATGGTAAAAAGAAGTATGCTGCGGCCTTTGCCCTAACTGCTCTGATAAGCTTGACAATTATCGTTGTGGGTTGGAGATCAAGCGACCCCGGCTTTCTATATACACCAGCCGATTGGGGATATCACATCACCCCATTGCTAACACTTTTTGCTTTTATTCTGTTTATATCCAGTAACGCCCCAACCAATATAAAGCGTTTTATCCGCCATCCACAGATGACTGGTATTTTCTTCTGGGGGCTTGGTCACTTATTTGCGAACGGTGAAACCCGTTCGGTTCTGCTATTTGGTGGTTTCTGTTTGTGGGCTATCCTGTCAATGATCAGCGCCAATAAACGGGATGGTACTTGGGTGAAAGCCGATAAACAACCAATAGCTAAAGATATTGTAACACTGACAATCGCCGTTGGACTTTATGCAGGTTTCATAGCGATCCATGAATGGCTAATTGGTGTTAATCCCTTTCCTGCTTGA
- the tolB gene encoding Tol-Pal system beta propeller repeat protein TolB, with amino-acid sequence MNKLVSYTFGFTALLMVCALSVQAQLKVDINRGTVDPVPIAVPEFAPVVDVETSTGRLSDIGYNISQVISSNLISTGLFRTIDEAAFIEKITAANAPPRFPAWRPLGAQGLVTGRLEMLQNGNLRVEFRLWDVVAEVQMEGVGYTTPISNWRRIAHVISDRIYTRLTGEEGYFDTRIVYIAESGEALDRVKRLAIMDQDGANQQFLTSGDYLVLTPRFSPNRQEITYLSYFNDKPRVYLFNILSNKSEVLGDFPNMTFAPRFSPDGNKVIMTLAENGNSDIYVMDLRTRKITRLTDHPGIDTSASYSPDGRQIVFNSDRGGSQQLYTMDADGSNVRRISFGNGRYATPVWSPRGDLIAFTKIGDRKFRIGVMRPDGRGERLLTDAYQDEGPTWSPNGRVLMFFRTTPYNRNGTGGKANLWSVDLTGRNERPVATPFNASDPAWSPPLPVTTRGRR; translated from the coding sequence ATGAATAAACTTGTTTCTTATACTTTTGGATTTACCGCTTTACTGATGGTTTGTGCGCTTTCAGTACAAGCCCAGCTTAAGGTAGATATTAACCGGGGTACTGTAGACCCCGTTCCTATCGCAGTGCCTGAATTTGCACCGGTTGTTGATGTTGAAACATCGACCGGACGATTGTCTGATATCGGCTATAATATTAGTCAGGTGATATCGAGCAACCTAATCTCTACTGGCTTGTTCCGTACAATTGATGAAGCCGCATTTATCGAAAAAATTACAGCTGCCAATGCACCGCCGCGGTTTCCTGCTTGGCGCCCTCTGGGTGCACAGGGGCTTGTAACTGGCCGTCTTGAAATGTTGCAGAATGGCAATTTGCGGGTTGAATTCAGACTTTGGGATGTGGTTGCGGAAGTGCAGATGGAAGGTGTTGGTTACACCACACCTATTAGCAATTGGCGTAGAATTGCCCATGTTATATCTGATCGGATATACACGCGCCTCACTGGTGAAGAAGGGTATTTTGATACGCGTATCGTTTACATTGCAGAGTCAGGTGAAGCGCTTGACCGTGTGAAGCGACTTGCGATCATGGACCAGGACGGTGCTAACCAACAGTTCCTGACGAGCGGGGATTATCTGGTTCTTACACCGAGGTTCTCACCGAACCGTCAGGAAATCACGTACCTTAGTTATTTTAATGATAAACCCCGTGTCTATCTATTTAATATCTTATCGAACAAATCAGAGGTTCTTGGCGATTTCCCGAATATGACATTTGCACCACGGTTTTCACCGGATGGTAACAAGGTGATCATGACATTAGCGGAAAATGGGAATTCTGATATCTATGTTATGGACCTGAGAACACGTAAAATAACACGCCTTACTGACCACCCAGGTATTGATACATCTGCGTCTTACTCACCGGATGGGCGTCAGATTGTATTCAATTCTGATCGTGGTGGTAGCCAACAGCTTTATACAATGGATGCGGATGGCAGTAATGTGCGCCGTATATCCTTTGGAAACGGGCGTTATGCAACGCCGGTGTGGTCACCGCGGGGCGATTTGATTGCTTTCACGAAAATTGGTGACCGGAAATTCCGTATCGGGGTCATGCGTCCGGATGGCCGCGGTGAACGTTTGTTGACCGACGCTTATCAGGATGAGGGGCCAACTTGGTCACCGAATGGCCGCGTCTTGATGTTTTTCAGAACAACACCGTACAATAGAAACGGAACTGGCGGTAAAGCGAATTTGTGGTCAGTGGATCTAACAGGGCGCAATGAAAGGCCTGTTGCGACGCCGTTTAATGCGTCAGACCCAGCTTGGTCACCGCCTCTGCCAGTTACAACTCGCGGACGTAGATAA